The proteins below are encoded in one region of Ereboglobus luteus:
- a CDS encoding nucleotidyl transferase AbiEii/AbiGii toxin family protein, with protein sequence MTSVFDQMFSRYEVKTNDDYANALHEVMQQIALAGLHRGGFFDKAAFYGGTCLRIFHGMQRFSEDMDFSLLKEDVAFSLEHYFDAITAEFKALGRDIIISKKQKARRTNVESAFLKDDTAVYDLRFKKEHDIKIKLEVDIHPPPGFSTEQKLLLLPFSFMTRCYSLPDLYAGKMHALMFRTWKNRVKGRDWYDFEWYVRNGIKLHFEHFRQRAYQFGSLKKGELTKQSFKRLLKEKIAATNIDTVKADVRPFIKDTKVMDIWSVDYFSRLADMIEFQDATGGKK encoded by the coding sequence ATGACCTCCGTCTTTGACCAAATGTTTTCCCGCTACGAGGTGAAAACAAACGATGACTACGCAAACGCGCTTCACGAAGTAATGCAGCAAATCGCCTTGGCCGGTCTGCATCGGGGCGGTTTTTTCGACAAGGCCGCGTTTTACGGCGGCACCTGCCTGCGCATTTTCCACGGCATGCAGCGCTTTTCCGAGGACATGGATTTTTCGCTGCTGAAAGAGGACGTCGCGTTTTCGCTGGAGCATTATTTCGACGCGATAACCGCCGAGTTCAAGGCGCTGGGCCGCGACATCATTATCAGCAAAAAGCAGAAGGCGAGGCGAACCAACGTCGAGTCGGCCTTTTTAAAAGACGACACCGCCGTGTATGATCTTCGCTTCAAAAAAGAGCATGACATCAAAATAAAACTCGAAGTGGACATCCATCCGCCGCCGGGGTTTTCGACCGAGCAAAAACTCCTCCTGTTGCCATTTTCGTTCATGACACGCTGCTATTCGCTGCCGGACTTGTATGCGGGCAAAATGCACGCTCTCATGTTTCGCACATGGAAAAACCGCGTGAAGGGCCGGGATTGGTATGATTTCGAGTGGTATGTCCGCAACGGGATAAAACTGCACTTCGAGCACTTTCGCCAACGCGCGTATCAATTCGGCTCGCTCAAAAAAGGCGAACTCACGAAGCAATCCTTCAAACGACTGTTGAAGGAAAAAATCGCCGCCACAAACATCGATACGGTTAAGGCCGATGTCCGACCGTTTATAAAAGACACCAAGGTCATGGATATTTGGTCGGTGGATTATTTTTCACGGCTTGCAGACATGATTGAGTTTCAAGACGCGACCGGCGGAAAAAAATAA
- a CDS encoding type IV toxin-antitoxin system AbiEi family antitoxin domain-containing protein has product MKVSRRHSNPLAQFGIIPVGFNELADVFADYESPHKKIASLEKEGALVRLKKGTYLVSGEIHGQTFSRELIANNLYGPSYVSLESALAHYGLIPERVHAVRSMTTKRARKFATPLGDFEYVTVLAKYHAIGIRQQIIEKQYAYLIASPEKAVCDMIVATRGLRLQSPKAVRAWLEEDMRVDFDALAAFDTKIIRQCAACGKKKSELTHLYKLLKK; this is encoded by the coding sequence ATGAAGGTGTCCCGGCGACATTCGAATCCCCTGGCCCAATTCGGAATAATTCCGGTTGGCTTCAACGAACTGGCGGATGTTTTTGCCGATTACGAATCTCCCCACAAAAAAATCGCGTCACTGGAAAAGGAGGGCGCGCTGGTCCGGTTGAAAAAAGGCACATACCTCGTTTCCGGGGAAATCCACGGGCAAACTTTTTCCCGCGAACTGATCGCAAACAATCTCTACGGACCGTCCTATGTGTCGCTCGAAAGCGCCCTGGCCCATTATGGATTGATACCGGAGCGCGTGCACGCGGTTCGCTCCATGACCACCAAGCGCGCAAGGAAATTTGCCACGCCGCTCGGTGATTTCGAGTATGTCACCGTCCTGGCCAAATACCACGCCATCGGCATCCGCCAGCAAATCATCGAAAAGCAATACGCCTATCTCATCGCCTCGCCCGAAAAGGCGGTGTGCGACATGATTGTCGCCACGCGGGGGCTTCGCCTGCAATCGCCGAAGGCCGTGCGCGCCTGGCTCGAGGAGGACATGCGCGTTGATTTCGACGCCCTCGCCGCCTTCGACACCAAAATCATCCGGCAATGCGCCGCGTGTGGAAAAAAGAAAAGCGAACTCACCCACCTTTACAAGCTGCTGAAAAAATGA
- the trpB gene encoding tryptophan synthase subunit beta, giving the protein MNTQTPTQYTRPQLPMHLQVPDERGFFGKFGGSFVPPELQKQMDEIYRGYQHICRSHDFIRELRSIRKHFQGRPTPVYYCKNLSDKVGGGRIYLKREDLNHSGAHKLNHCMGEALLAKYLGKKKLIAETGAGQHGVALATAGAYFGIPVEIHMGEVDIAKEHPNVVRMKILGAKVVPVTFGNRTLKEAVDSAFDAYLKDPVNSIYCIGSVMGPHPFPLMVREFQRVVGIEAREQFIEMTGELPNNVVACIGGGSNAMGIFSGFLDDPVDLHGVEPLGRGAKLGDHAASLTYGKEGIMHGFNSIMLTDEKGEPAPVYSVASGLDYPSSGPEHAYLKSIGRTKTVTATDAEAIHAFFQLSRLEGIIPALESAHAVAYAVKLAKERPQEDILVNLSGRGDKDIDFVMEKYGDYADKEY; this is encoded by the coding sequence ATGAACACACAGACACCCACGCAATACACACGTCCGCAGCTCCCGATGCACCTGCAGGTGCCCGACGAGCGCGGCTTCTTCGGCAAGTTCGGCGGCTCGTTCGTCCCGCCCGAGCTCCAAAAGCAGATGGACGAAATCTATCGCGGCTACCAGCACATCTGCCGAAGCCACGATTTCATCCGCGAGCTGCGAAGCATCCGCAAGCACTTCCAGGGCCGCCCCACGCCGGTCTATTATTGCAAAAACCTCAGCGACAAGGTCGGCGGCGGGCGCATCTACCTCAAGCGCGAAGACCTCAACCACTCCGGCGCGCACAAGCTCAACCACTGCATGGGCGAGGCGCTTCTCGCCAAATACCTCGGCAAGAAAAAGCTCATCGCCGAAACCGGCGCGGGCCAGCACGGCGTCGCCCTCGCCACGGCGGGCGCGTATTTCGGAATCCCCGTTGAAATCCACATGGGCGAAGTCGACATCGCCAAGGAGCACCCGAACGTCGTGCGCATGAAAATCCTCGGCGCCAAGGTCGTGCCCGTCACCTTCGGCAACCGCACGCTCAAGGAGGCCGTCGACTCCGCGTTCGACGCCTACCTGAAGGACCCCGTCAACAGCATCTATTGCATCGGCTCGGTCATGGGGCCGCACCCCTTCCCTCTCATGGTGCGCGAGTTTCAGCGCGTCGTCGGCATCGAGGCGCGCGAGCAGTTCATCGAGATGACCGGCGAACTGCCCAACAACGTCGTCGCCTGTATCGGCGGAGGCTCAAACGCGATGGGCATTTTCTCCGGCTTCCTCGACGACCCTGTCGATCTCCACGGTGTCGAGCCGCTCGGACGCGGCGCAAAACTCGGCGACCACGCCGCCTCGCTCACCTACGGCAAGGAGGGCATCATGCACGGCTTCAACTCGATCATGCTCACCGACGAAAAAGGCGAGCCCGCGCCCGTGTATTCTGTCGCCAGCGGACTCGATTATCCGTCGAGCGGCCCCGAGCACGCCTACTTGAAATCCATCGGACGCACCAAGACCGTGACCGCCACGGACGCGGAGGCCATCCACGCGTTTTTCCAACTCTCACGACTCGAAGGCATCATCCCCGCGCTCGAAAGCGCGCACGCCGTCGCCTACGCGGTGAAGCTCGCCAAGGAGCGCCCGCAAGAGGACATCCTCGTGAACCTGAGCGGACGCGGCGACAAGGACATCGACTTCGTCATGGAAAAATACGGCGACTACGCGGACAAGGAATACTGA
- a CDS encoding ATP-dependent Clp protease adaptor ClpS, which yields MAAQTLTVPKTDTHVVLAKDGGWRVVVLNDPVNLMSYVVLVFKKVLGFDDQTAQKHMLEVHEQGRSVVWCGLREKAEAYAYTLHEWHLRAILEADDK from the coding sequence ATGGCGGCCCAAACGCTCACAGTCCCGAAAACAGACACCCACGTCGTGCTCGCAAAGGACGGCGGCTGGCGCGTGGTGGTGCTCAACGACCCCGTAAATCTAATGTCATACGTGGTGCTCGTTTTCAAAAAGGTCCTCGGCTTCGACGACCAGACGGCGCAAAAGCACATGCTCGAGGTGCACGAACAAGGCCGTTCCGTCGTGTGGTGCGGCCTGCGGGAAAAAGCCGAGGCCTACGCCTACACGCTTCACGAATGGCACCTGCGGGCGATCCTGGAGGCCGACGACAAATGA